Genomic segment of Streptococcus pneumoniae:
TTTTTGAGATGCAGTCAGCAGGACTTGTCGAAGTTCTCAATCCAAGTCAAGTCTTTTTAGAAGAACGCTTGGACGGTGCGACAGGGAGCAGTATTGTCGTGACCATGGAGGGTACACGCCCAATTTTGGCGGAGGTTCAGGCGCTAGTAACGCCGACTATGTTTGGCAATGCCAAGCGCACCACGACAGGTCTTGATTTCAATCGGGCTAGTCTCATTATGGCCGTTTTGGAAAAGCGGTCAGGTCTTCTCCTGCAAAATCAAGATGCCTACCTCAAGTCAGCAGGTGGTGTTAAGTTAGACGAGCCAGCTATTGACTTGGCGGTTGCGGTGGCGATTGCTTCAAGCTACAAGGACAAGCCAACCAATCCTCAAGAATGCTTTATTGGAGAAATCGGTTTGACAGGTGAGATTCGTCGTGTCAATCGTATTGAGCAGCGTATCAACGAAGCAGCCAAATTAGGATTTACTAAACTTTACGCCCCTAAAAACTCCCTAGCAGGTCTTCAGATTCCAAAAGAAATCGAAGTCGTTGGGGTGACGACGATTGGTGAGGTGTTAAAGAAAGTATTTGGTTAGAGGAGAGGAAGAGATGAAGGAGCGTTTCTTATCGCATACTGCCGTGTTGCCTGTGATTGTAGAGGAGGGGAAGATTCTCTTACAGCTGCGGCAACATACAGGCTTTTATGATGGGTATTGGGATTTTGCAGGAAGTGGGCATATCGAGCAAGGCGAGACAGCGACAAGCGCCTTAATGCGAGAAGTGAGAGAAGAATTGGGTGTGAGCGTCCATGTAACAGAGAAAGATTGTGTCCATGTGTCTCACATGGTGATGGCAGAGAAAAGCTATCTCTACTTCTACTTTTTAGTCTCTCGGTTAGCAGAATTGCCACAGATCATGGAAGCTGATAAGACAGCAAAACTAGCGTGGTTTTCTTTGGAAGATTTACCTAAGATGCTTATCCCAGAAAGACGGACAGTGTTGGAGCTGATCCAGCAGTCCATAAGATATAGCGAATACAAGATAAAGGAGTCAGAAAATGGCGGATAATCGTATGAAATTTCAACTAGATAGCAACATGCAATTTCCCTTGGTGGAAATTGAATTGGAAAAAGGTGAGACAGCTTATATCCAGCGTGGTAGCATGGTCTATCATACCCCAAGTGTGCAGTTAAACACCAAACTCAATGCCAAAGGTTCAGGACTTGGTAAATTGGTCAAGGCCGTTGGTCGGTCTATGGTATCAGGCGAGAGTACCTTCATCACACAGGCAGTGTCTCATGCAGATGACGGTCGTTTGGCGCTAGCGCCTAATCTCCCAGGGCAAGTCATGCCCTTGTACCTTGGCGAGAAGCAATATTGTCTCAATGATGGTGCCTTTTTAGCCTTAGATGGCTCTGCCTTTTACACCATGCAACGTCAATCTGTTGGGCGTGCCTTATTTGGCGGTCAAGGCGGATTTTTCGTCATAACCACAGAAGGAGAAGGGACGCTTTTGGTCAATGCTTTTGGCTCCATTAAAAAAATCGAGCTGCATGATCAAGAAATGACTATTGACAATGCCCATGTCGTAGCGTGGAGTAGTGATTTGGACTACCATGTGCATTTGGAAAAAGGATTTTGGCAATCTGTCGGCACAGGCGAAGGGGTGGTCAATACCTTTAGAGGTACAGGAGAGATTTATGTGCAAAGTTTAAATATCGAAACCTTTGCCAATGTCTTAAGTGGATTGCTCCCGAAAAATGGGTAAAATTGAAGCAATATAGCCAGTCTCAGTCAATGAGATTGGCTTTTTATAGTTATTTAGTTTTCATTTATGACGCCGTTAATTAGTCTTGCCT
This window contains:
- a CDS encoding TIGR00266 family protein, whose amino-acid sequence is MKFQLDSNMQFPLVEIELEKGETAYIQRGSMVYHTPSVQLNTKLNAKGSGLGKLVKAVGRSMVSGESTFITQAVSHADDGRLALAPNLPGQVMPLYLGEKQYCLNDGAFLALDGSAFYTMQRQSVGRALFGGQGGFFVITTEGEGTLLVNAFGSIKKIELHDQEMTIDNAHVVAWSSDLDYHVHLEKGFWQSVGTGEGVVNTFRGTGEIYVQSLNIETFANVLSGLLPKNG
- a CDS encoding NUDIX domain-containing protein, which codes for MKERFLSHTAVLPVIVEEGKILLQLRQHTGFYDGYWDFAGSGHIEQGETATSALMREVREELGVSVHVTEKDCVHVSHMVMAEKSYLYFYFLVSRLAELPQIMEADKTAKLAWFSLEDLPKMLIPERRTVLELIQQSIRYSEYKIKESENGG